GGTCGAACTCGTCGAGCTTGATGCCGAGCTCGTCGGCGTTCCGCAGGATCGACGCGAGCCGGGCGTGCGCGTACTGCACGTAGTACACCGGGTTCTCGCTGGCCTGCCGGGTCATCTCCTCGATGTCCAGGGTCAGCGGGGAGTCGGTCGGGTAGCGGCAGAGCGTGTAGCGCAGTGCGTCGACGCCGCCCTCCTCGACCAGCTCGGCGAGCGTGACGATGGTACCGGCCCGCTTGGACAGCTTCATCTCCTCGCCGCCCTTGAGGATCTTCACCAGCTGGCCGATCAGGACCTCGATGTTGTGCTCGGGGTCGTCGCCGGCGCAGGCCGCGATCGCCTTCAGCCGGTTCACGTACCCGTGGTGGTCGGCGCCGAGCATGTAGACACACGTCTCGAAACCACGCTCACGCTTGTTCACGTAGTACGCCGCGTCGGAGGCGAAGTACGTCGGCTCGCCGTTCGAGCGGATCAGGACGCGGTCCTTGTCGTCGGTGAAGTCCGTGGTCCGCATCCAGAGCGCGTCGTCCGCCTCGTACAGATGCCCCTGGTCGCGGAGCTTCTGGATCGCGTGCGGTACGCCGTCCTGCTCGTGCAGGCTGCGCTCCGAGAACCAGACGTCGAACTTGGTCCGGAAATGCTCGAGCTGGTCCTGCTGCTCCTTGAGCTGCCGCTCGTACCCCGCCTCGCGGAACGCGATCACCTGCTCGTCCTCGGGCAGCGTCAGGATGTCCGGGACCTCTTCGGCGATCTGCTTCGCCAGGTCGAGGATGTACTCGCCGTGGTACCCGTCCTCCGGGATCTTGTGCCCGTGCGCGGCGGCCTGCAGGCTGGCGCCGAACTTGTCCATCTGGTTGCCGCGGTCGTTGATGTAGAACTCGCGGCTGACGCTCGCGCCCGCGGCGGCCAGCACCCGGGCCAGCGCGTCACCGACGGCAGCCCAGCGGGTGTGGCCGAGGTGCAGCGGGCCGGTCGGGTTCGCCGAGATGAACTCGACGTTGATCGCCCGCCCCTGGAGGCTGTCGCTGGTGCCGTACTTCGGGCCCGCGTCGAGGATCGACTGCGCGACCTTGCCTTGGGCGTCGGCCGCGACCCGGAGGTTGATGAAACCGGGCCCGGCGATCTCCACCGCGGTGATGGCTTCGTCGCCCTGCAGCTTGGCGGCGAGCAGCTCGGCGAACACGCGCGGATTCATCCCGGACCGCTTGCCCAGCTGCATGGCGACGTTCGTCGCGTAGTCCCCGTGCTCGGGGTTCTTGGGTCGCTCGACCTTCAGCTCGCGCGGCAGCCCGCCCTCGACGGTGATGGCGCCGTCGGCGGCGAGCGCGGCCAGGGCCTGC
This Kribbella sp. NBC_00482 DNA region includes the following protein-coding sequences:
- the argS gene encoding arginine--tRNA ligase; translated protein: MTPEQLAEKILQALAALAADGAITVEGGLPRELKVERPKNPEHGDYATNVAMQLGKRSGMNPRVFAELLAAKLQGDEAITAVEIAGPGFINLRVAADAQGKVAQSILDAGPKYGTSDSLQGRAINVEFISANPTGPLHLGHTRWAAVGDALARVLAAAGASVSREFYINDRGNQMDKFGASLQAAAHGHKIPEDGYHGEYILDLAKQIAEEVPDILTLPEDEQVIAFREAGYERQLKEQQDQLEHFRTKFDVWFSERSLHEQDGVPHAIQKLRDQGHLYEADDALWMRTTDFTDDKDRVLIRSNGEPTYFASDAAYYVNKRERGFETCVYMLGADHHGYVNRLKAIAACAGDDPEHNIEVLIGQLVKILKGGEEMKLSKRAGTIVTLAELVEEGGVDALRYTLCRYPTDSPLTLDIEEMTRQASENPVYYVQYAHARLASILRNADELGIKLDEFDPGLLSHEREGDLLRALAEFPRVVATAAELREPHRIARYLEDTASAFHKFYDSCRVLPRGDEEVEPVHKARLTLVSATRTVLANGLDLLGVSAPERM